The nucleotide window ATCAGCCACACCCAGATGCCCGGATGTTCCCACAGGCCGCCGTCGGCACGTTCTTCGTGCGCCTCAGCAGTGGAGCCTTCGGCAGGCGGTGTCTCCTCGGGAGGCACGAGTGGATCAGTCATACCCCCAGCTTCGCGGCAGTCGCCGCATCACGCATCTGCTGCTCGTTTGTCCGCGGCGACACGTGCTGCGAGCCGGTGGGATGAAGCTGTGGGCGTCCGGCGGCGGCGTACACCTCGATCTCCATCCCCCGTCCGGGACTGGGGACGCCCGACACACGGAGGTGCGATCTCTCGGTTTGGTGTTGGTAAGAGTCGGTGCTGATCGTTCTGAGCGGGGTTCTTGGGGCTGGTCAGTGGTCGTGTGTGGGCGAGGGTGTCGCTGTACAGACCCCATTCCGGCCGACCGCCTGCCGGCTATGCAGCAGACCCTTGAGCGACCCCCGACCGGGTCCCTATGGCCGGGCCGGGGCGGCCCCTTACTTCCCGTCAGGGTGCCGCGGGGCGGTCAGGGTGCGGCAGGGGCGAAGGACAGTATGCGGGCCTCCCGCCAGGGCTTCCGCTTCTCGTCCCCGCTCACGATCGTCGACGTCAGGACGAGCCTTCCGTCGACGTATGCCGTGTGCCCCATGGACATCTCGTACTCGTACGGGGCGGTCGCCACCGGGTGCTTCACGACGTCCTTCTCCGTGCCGGCACCGCGCGGGCCCATGACGAAGGTCCGGCCGGGGCGGCTCGAAGTGGCACCCTCGTAGATGAGCATCGACTTGCCGTCCTCCGCGCGGAGCGGATACAGCCTGCGCAGCTCATCGGACTTGACGCCCCACAGGAACTTCCCGGTCTTCAGGTCGTACGCGCCGACCTGGTCGGTGGCACCCAGCATGATGAGGCCCTTTCCGACGCCGGAGCCCCGGCAGGGCTGGATGTTTCCGCCTGCGTCTCCGGCGCACTGCTCGAAGCCCTTGTCCCGGGCGTCGAAGGTGGTGCGGTGCTTGCCTCCGGGGTCCAGGACCGTTATCCGCCAGTCGCTCGCGCTGTCCTCGTTGTTGTAGGTGGTGAAGACGACCGGGTCCATGGAGATCAGACTGCCGAAGCTCCAGCCGGTCTTCATCCGGTAGCGCCACAGGACCTTTCCGGAACGCGGGTCGAGCTCGCGCACCTGGCCGTAGTTCTTGCTCCGGTCGATGGCGATCATGCAGTCGGAGCTGACCAGCAGCCGGGCAACGCCGCCCGCCACGTCATCGGGGACGCACTTGTTCTTGTTCTCCCGGGGGATCTCGTAGAGCTTGCTCCCGTCGTCCATCCGGTAGGTGATGGCCACCATGTTCCGGGCGACGGCCAGGGTGTCGCCGCTGATGGCGCTGTTGACGATGAACGTGTTGTCCCGGTCACCGGGCTCGTCGAGCTCTTTGCGCCATCCCTGCTCCCCGGTCTTCAGATCGATCATCCGCATCTGGTTGCACTGGTTGCCCCGATTGTTGTCCGGCCTCTCGTGGTGGAAGACCACGACCCTGCCGTCGGGCGTCGGGTTGGCCGGTGTCTCGCACACGGAGGAGGGCAGCGTCACGTTCCAGACCTCGGCGCCGTCCGAGAGCCGGTAGGCCGTGACCTTCCGGTGCAGGGCCTGGACGGCGGTGTCACCGACGATCCACAGGTCGTGGACCTTGTTGATCTGCTTGGGCAGGTCGGTCTTGTCGTCGACGATCCACGCCGCCGACTCGCCCGGTTTCCGGGCGGCGGCGACCTCCTTCGTCGTCGGAATGTGGCTCAGCTCCGGGCCGCCTGCCGCGGGGGAGCCGGACGGGGACGCCGATCCGGAGGGGCCGGGCGACTCCTTCGCCACGGGCTTCGCGGGCTCGTCCCGCCAATGGTCGGAGAGCGCGTACGCCCCTCCCGCCACGACCACCAGCACCAGCGCGACGACCGCGGCGACGACCGGCCCCCGGCCGAACCGGTGACGCGGCGGAGGTGTGGGTACGGTCGGCGGCCCGAACCCCTGGGGCCCGCCCTCCGAGGCATATGGGTTGCCGGGAACGGGCTGGTGCGGCGGGCCCTGGGCGTACCAGGGCTGCTGCGGGTCGGGCATGGTCTTCCCCCTGAGACGTCACTCGGCTCGAAGACTTCTCCTCGGGCATCGGTCACTGGTGGTGGACGCGCCGCGCACCGATCCAGTTCCCGCCGCAGTGCCCCGGGACCTCGCAACGGATGACGCCACGTCACGGGACCGGACCCGCCGCTTCCCCTGCACGGAACGGCCGCCCGCTCTCAGCCCTGCCGCGTGGCGTAATCCTGCGCCTTGCGCAGCGCCTCGGGGGTGCAGCGCCTGCGCCTCCCCGGCAGCCAGCAGCGCGGAACAGGGTGCGTTGGGCCGTCAGGCCCCGAACTGCAGGGCGGCGGTGACCTCGTGTCGGGCCGGTGAACGATCTCGACAGGGTCCCCGGAGCGCACAGCGCCCGGTTCGATCACCCGCAGATACGCGCCGGTGGCGCCCTGCTGGGTGAACCGCCGGACCACCCCGGCTCCCCGAGATGATGGGCGAAGGTCGGCTGCGATCTCTCGGTTTTGGGACGGTGGGGTGGGAGACAGCGGGGTCTGGGTGTGTTGTTGCTGCTCATGGGTTGTTTCGGGGTGTGGGGTCACTGTCCTGGGCGTGAGAGATCCATGGGACATCGCTGTCGTGGAGTGTTATCGCGTGAGGGGTGATGCTGTCTCAGTTTCGTGAGTTCTGATCCGCTGGTCGATGGGTGTTGGTGTGCTCGGGGGTGTGGATCAGACATGGCAGGGTCCGACTCCGGAAGGGGCGGGTGGTGATTCGAGTGGGGCTTTGCCGGCTGTGTCGGTTCGGGCGTTGCGGGGGCCTGTGGTGCGCCGTCTGCTGGCCCTGCGGCGGGAGGGGAAGCTCACCACTGGGCAGGTGAGGTCGGCGGCGGGCGTGCTGGGGGTGCGGGAGCGTGCGGTGTGGCGGTGGCTGGCGGCCGCCGAGCGGGACGAGGCCGCGGCCACCTCCCACCACTGGTGCTGCGCAAGGACGGCGCGGTGGAGGAAGTGCACATAGGCGGGACACTGGTCGGCGCCCTGCCCGACCCGGACTTCCACCAGACGGAGATCCGGCTGGCGGCCGGCGAACTACTGCTGTTGTACAGCGACGGTGTGACCGAGGCGAGCGGCGGGCCGACGGAGCAGGAGATGTACGGCGAACGACGGTTGATGCGCGACCTGGCCGCCTGCCTCGGCATGCCGGCCGGCGCGGTCGCCGAGCGTATCGACCTGCGCAGCGGGCAGTGGCTGGCCGGAGGCGACCATGACGACCTCGCCGTTCTGGCCGTGCAGGCTGCGGCCCCTGCGGCGCCGACGGACGGGGGGCAGTCGCAGTGACCGCCGAGCGCTCCGACGCCATCGAGAGTGTCCGCACGGCCTTCGACGACCACCTGGCCCGAGCGGACGAGACCGCCGCCGTGGCACTCGTCCTGGAACTTCTCGCCAGCGGCGTCAGCGCCGAGGACGTGCTGCTCGGCCTGATCGCACCCGCCCAGGCAGCGGTTGGCGAGCACTGGGTGACCAACGAGTGGAGTGTGGCCCAGGAACACGCGGCCACCCATGTCAGCAACCGGGCAGTCTCCGCACTCGCCGCCGCGACAGCGGTCCCCGACCATCCTCTCGGGAGCGTCGTGGTGGCCTGTCCGGACGGCGAATGGCACACCCTGCCCGCCCACATTGTTGCGGAGGTGCTGCGACTGCGCGGCTTCACGGTGCGGTTCCTCGGTGCCGGGGTACCCACGGCACACCTGATCTCGTATCTCCATCAGAACGGCTCTGATCTGATCGTCCTGTCGTGCATGCTGGCGGTGCGCCTGCCCCGGGTGTACCACACGATCGAGGCGTGCCGACTGGCGCGTGTCCCGGTCATGGTCGGTGGCGCCGGCTTCGGACCGGACGGCATCTGGGCCCGTGCGCTGGGTGCCGACCTCTACGCGCGCACCGCGGTGGACGCCGCGGACCTGCTGGTGGGACAGTGGCCGCCGCCGCTGTCCGGGGAGCCCGCACTGGACCACCTGGCTGACGGGGAGTACACCCAACTCGTCAGCCGTCGCGGTGAGCTTCTGCGGCACCTGGCCGACCACCTGCGCCGGCACTTCCCGCCGATGGGCCGGTGCGCCGACGACCGGTACGAGGCCGCTGTCGAGGACCTGGGGTTCCTGGTGGATTTCCTCGCCGCGGGTGTCTTCGTCGACGACCCGCGCGTGTTCACCGACTTCCTGCTGTTCCTCGCCGGTGTGCTGGCCCACCGCGGTATACCGCCGGCCGGCCTGGACCTGGCGGTCCAGGCCCTCTGCGAGCCGTTGAGTGATCTTCCCCGCGCCCTGACCCATCTGGCCGCGGGCCGAGGACGACTGGAGCGGGCCGGACACACCTGGGCGGACGCCTGATCCCTGCGGCAGATTCGGGACACGCACGCGTACCGGGCGATCGGCTCATCCGGTGATCACCGGCGGTGGTGCCGCTCGGGCTGGCGCTTGCCGGACGCGAGCGCACCTCCTTCCGGGACTGTGCCGAGGCACCGGACCGTGCGCTAGCTGTCCTGTCCCGGGAGGTTGTGGACAGTGGCGATGATCATCTTCGGGGGGCCTTCGGCAGAGGGCAACAGTCATGCCGGGCCCAGAGGCCAGCGGTCGCGTTGCAGGACCGCGAAAGAGTTAACGGGCCACATCAGCACCGCAGGGGATGGGGGGCGAACTCGCTCTCGGCGCGCGGACCGTCCCGGAGAGCGGCGGGTGCGGCGGCGGGTGCGGCGGTTCGTTGTGCCACTCGTGTGGCTTTTGGCGGGGCAGCGACGTGATTGCCGTCATCCCCACCCGGACGGGACGACCATGCAGACGTACTGCGGCGCCGACCCTCGGGAGGAATTTTGAGAAGAGAGGACGGCACACCGGTGGCCACCGGTGTCACCGCCGAACGCCTCGCCGGGCTCCGTGCGTGGAACGTGGGGCTCACGCTGCTGCACCTGGTCCAGGCCCTGGCGATCCTCTTCCTCGCCGGCAGCTTCTCGATCACCGTCACCTCCTCTCTGCCCGAGGGGCCCCCAGGGACGAAGGCGCCTGCCCCCGAAGCACTGTTCGACGTGCCGATCGGCTGGGCCGTCGCCGTCTTCCTCACCCTCGCGGCACTGGACCACCTGCTGACGGCGACGGTGTGCCGCGGCACCTACGAACGCGACCTCAGACGCGGCATCAACCGATTCAGGTGGCTGGAGTACGCGCTGAGCGCGACCCTGATGGTGCTCCTCATCGGCTTCTACTCGGGCATCACCAGCCTCAACGCCGTCATCGCCGTGATCGGCGCCAACGTCGGGATGATTCTCTTCGGCTGGATCGAGGAGGAGATGAACCCGCCGGGACGGGTGGTGACCACGATGCTCCCGTTCTGGTTCGGGACGCTGGTCGGTGTGACGCCGTGGCTCTCGATCACGTACAACATCGTCGCGACCGGGGCCATCCCCGGCTTCGTGTACGGGATCGTTCTCGTCCAGGCCGCCCTCTTCTTCAGCTTCGGTCTCAACCAGTGGCTCCAGTACCGCGGAGTCGGCCGGTGGTCCGACTACGCATACGGGGAGAAGGCCTACCTGGTTCTCAGCCTCGTGGCGAAGTCACTTCTGGCCTGGCAGATCTTCACCGGCTCGCTGGCCGGCTGAACCTCCTTCGTCCGGGGTGGTTCCCCGGCCCCCACGCCACGCGACCGCCTTTCCACGCGTCGCTGTTCCGCCAGGGAGGACTCCTGACGCGGTGTCGCGGGTTCGAATCCTGCCGGAGGCTTGGAGAAGCAGCGGGCCCTGACCCCGTCTGCTGCTTTCTGCGGTGCGGGTTCACTGTCGCGGGGTGAGAGATCGGGATAGGTGCACTGTTCTGGGTGGTATCGCATGACGGGTGACGTTGTCTCAGGCTTACTTCACCCTCCGACCCCTCGCCCGCTACGGCACGGAACGCCTGAAGCGCCACTCGGTCGTCTTCAGCTGACAGGGCCCCGTATCCGTGGTCCGCGTCAGGCATGTTCCGGTCCGGTTGCCGGTCGTACCTCCTCATGGGAACGTGAGATGGGGGTTGACTGCTTGGTCGAGGTACGTCGAGGTACTGCCCATGGATGCCAAGATCGTCGAACGCAAGGGCCTCCAACTGGCGGAGGATCCCCGTCTCCTCTCCCCGCCCCGCGTGGACCAGCCGGTCTATCAGTGCGCCACCTCCGTGGTCGTCTTCGACTACGTCCCCGGTGCCGACGTCGAGGTCGAGGTCGACGGCGTCGGCGCACCGGTGGTCAACGGTGGCTGTCCCTGGCCCCTCGGCGTCACCGTGCCCCTGCCTGGCGCTCTGGCGGCGACCCAGGAGGTGCGGGCGCGGCAGACGACTGCGACGGCGCAGAGCGACTGGTCCGCCCCGGTGACGGTCCGTGACCACACCGTGGACTTCCCCGCGGGTCCCCCGCGGCCGCAGATCAATCCCGCTCCGGTCCATGCCTGCGGCGTCCGCACGGGTGTCACCAATCTGCTGACCGGCGGGAACGTCTGGATCACCGCTAACGGCACCGAGGTCGGCCGGCAGGATGGCTGCGGGCCGGTACAGGGTGTGGACGTGAGCCCGGCGTACGCCCTCGCGCAGCAGGCACGCGCCTGGTTCGAGTTGTGCGGGGACCCGAGTCCGCCGTCCGTCGGGCACAACGCGCTGTTCCCGCCGCAACCGCTGCCCGCGCCGACCGTCGACTCGGTCTACGGGAGCGACCCCCAGCAGGTGGTCGTGCACGGCGTCGTGAACGGTGCGAAAGTCACCGTCTACCGTGGGGGCACGCCACTGGGTACCTGGGGCTGTTGGGGCGGGACGCTGGCCGTCGGCGGACTGGGCCCGTTCACGACTGCGGAACCGCCAAGCGCGACGCAGGCGATGTGCCCGGAGGACCCGCCCAGCCTGCCGGGTATCGGGACGGTGCTGCCATGTTCCAGTCTGCCGCCGCCTCAGGTCGGCCCGGTGCAGGCCGGGGACGCGCACATCACGCTCTCCGCGTTCGTCCCCGGTGCGGTCGTCCGCGCGTGGCTCGACGGAACGCTCGTGGGCGTCGGCGGCGGACCGATGGTGACGCTGACCAAGACCGTGGCCCATGGTGACACCCTGCACGTGGTCCAAGACCTCGGCGGCTGTTACGGCCTGTACGCCGTGGAGATCCGCGTGGCCTGCGT belongs to Streptomyces finlayi and includes:
- a CDS encoding DUF6480 family protein, with protein sequence MTDPLVPPEETPPAEGSTAEAHEERADGGLWEHPGIWVWLIIIGAVIVAAFFIARMISL
- a CDS encoding outer membrane protein assembly factor BamB family protein; translation: MPDPQQPWYAQGPPHQPVPGNPYASEGGPQGFGPPTVPTPPPRHRFGRGPVVAAVVALVLVVVAGGAYALSDHWRDEPAKPVAKESPGPSGSASPSGSPAAGGPELSHIPTTKEVAAARKPGESAAWIVDDKTDLPKQINKVHDLWIVGDTAVQALHRKVTAYRLSDGAEVWNVTLPSSVCETPANPTPDGRVVVFHHERPDNNRGNQCNQMRMIDLKTGEQGWRKELDEPGDRDNTFIVNSAISGDTLAVARNMVAITYRMDDGSKLYEIPRENKNKCVPDDVAGGVARLLVSSDCMIAIDRSKNYGQVRELDPRSGKVLWRYRMKTGWSFGSLISMDPVVFTTYNNEDSASDWRITVLDPGGKHRTTFDARDKGFEQCAGDAGGNIQPCRGSGVGKGLIMLGATDQVGAYDLKTGKFLWGVKSDELRRLYPLRAEDGKSMLIYEGATSSRPGRTFVMGPRGAGTEKDVVKHPVATAPYEYEMSMGHTAYVDGRLVLTSTIVSGDEKRKPWREARILSFAPAAP
- a CDS encoding SpoIIE family protein phosphatase, coding for MEEVHIGGTLVGALPDPDFHQTEIRLAAGELLLLYSDGVTEASGGPTEQEMYGERRLMRDLAACLGMPAGAVAERIDLRSGQWLAGGDHDDLAVLAVQAAAPAAPTDGGQSQ
- a CDS encoding cobalamin B12-binding domain-containing protein, giving the protein MTAERSDAIESVRTAFDDHLARADETAAVALVLELLASGVSAEDVLLGLIAPAQAAVGEHWVTNEWSVAQEHAATHVSNRAVSALAAATAVPDHPLGSVVVACPDGEWHTLPAHIVAEVLRLRGFTVRFLGAGVPTAHLISYLHQNGSDLIVLSCMLAVRLPRVYHTIEACRLARVPVMVGGAGFGPDGIWARALGADLYARTAVDAADLLVGQWPPPLSGEPALDHLADGEYTQLVSRRGELLRHLADHLRRHFPPMGRCADDRYEAAVEDLGFLVDFLAAGVFVDDPRVFTDFLLFLAGVLAHRGIPPAGLDLAVQALCEPLSDLPRALTHLAAGRGRLERAGHTWADA
- the heR gene encoding heliorhodopsin HeR, which encodes MATGVTAERLAGLRAWNVGLTLLHLVQALAILFLAGSFSITVTSSLPEGPPGTKAPAPEALFDVPIGWAVAVFLTLAALDHLLTATVCRGTYERDLRRGINRFRWLEYALSATLMVLLIGFYSGITSLNAVIAVIGANVGMILFGWIEEEMNPPGRVVTTMLPFWFGTLVGVTPWLSITYNIVATGAIPGFVYGIVLVQAALFFSFGLNQWLQYRGVGRWSDYAYGEKAYLVLSLVAKSLLAWQIFTGSLAG